The DNA region catacacatacacacatactatataaacaaaattacacACGATTCTTCAGTAAAGGCAAATCTAAACAGCTGGGGAAACATTAATTATTTATGGGAAGGTTGagccaatataagaaaaatgacaatgctaccttagttaatttgcttattcagtgttgtaccaatcaaactaccaaaggattgctttataaaagtagaaaaataataataaaatttgtctgggaaaagaaaagatcaataatatcaagggaataaatgaaaaaagaagggaCAAAGAAGGGTTAGCACTACCAGattcaaattatattaaaaagttgtgatcatcaaaacaatttggtactaagTAAGAAATAGAAAGCTTGATCAGATTGGATATACAATATACAAAAGCAAATGAGTATAGttgcctagtgtttgataaacacagaGATCCAAGGTATCAGGAAAATCATTCACTATTaaacaaaaactgttggaaaaactagaaagcagtctggcagaaactaggcatagaccaatatctcataccatataccaagataagttccaaaCGGATACACGACTTAGACAAAAAGGGTGACATCACAAACAAtattagagaagcaaggaagaaattacctgttaAATATACGAAGGAGAAGAGGtcaagaccaaatgagatatagaGGGGAACAAGAAGCAAAACTGACCATTTTGATTAAGCAAAATGTAAAagtatttgcacaaacaaagttAACTCAGCtaggaataaaaggaaattaggtaaatggtagggggtggggggaacattCGCAGCAAGCTTATCTGATAAAGTCTCGTTTCTAAGATCTAcagagaattgattcaaatttataataataagagccattccacaattggtAAATGGAAtgataaggatgatgatgatgatgatgatgatgatgatgatgatgatgatgttgatagctaacatttatatagtgcttactacatgtgccaggcactatactaagtactttacaattagctcatttgatcctcaaaataatcccgggaagtaggttctattattatctccattttacagataaagaaactgaggtaaacagagattaagtgacttgcagttagtaagtatctgaggccagatttaaactcaggtattcctgactccaagcccagtgctctatccaatgtgttACCTAGGTTCCAGCTCTCTGTTGGAACTCTTTCACTCAGAAATTTAAGTCTTTAAAAGTAGTGAGTTTCCTGTCACTGGAGGTGTAAAAGAGTAGGCTAGATAACCACTTGTCAGCAGTATTGCAAAGGTAAATCCTGTATTGGtcaggaggttggactagatgagctgaGACACCTTCAAACCCTAAGAACAGAGACATGCAGGGATACCTAGGGATAAACAAATCCCCCATATGAGACTCCATATTGATTGTAGGCCATATGTAGGGTTATGCAGAGTCCAGTGGGGCAGAGAGTCAAGAAGAAGCCTTGGTGGGTAATGACAGGAAGTAAATGAACCAATAGGCTATTAGAGAAATAGAGGTCCAGATTCATCCTACCTACACCTCACTCCTTTGTGTTGCAAGATCTCACCCAAACCCACTCTTCATCAAGCAAATGGATAGAAATATAGGCCTAAATAGAAAAAAGCCATAGTGAGTATCATTTTTCCCTTTGGAACAGCTTCCAAGAACTGAGGAAAAATTTATttacctctctccttctcttgccTTACCTCCCCCCAGCCTCACCCTGCATTATCCATTCCCATCCAACCTTCACCCATCTCAGTCATCTTCCTCCTATCTCACCCCTTCTCATCCACTCACTCATTCCTTcccctccatctcctcatctATCCATACccaacctttctctgcctcaccCAATCACATCACTCTTTACCCATTCTCCTTTCTCCACTTTCCTTCCCCTTGCTTTTCTTTCCCTAATCTCCCTCTGTCTCATTTAACCTTACCTTGCTTCATACCTCATTCCACTTTAAGCAGTCTCTcaaaaaaattttccccctcaTCCTGCCTCACTTCTCTTTACCCAACTCATGACACCTCTATCATCTTTCATCCTTCTCCCATCAACTCTTCAATCACTGCATCCAGTCTCACCTAGCCTCCAAATTTCATCCAACGTTACTAATGTTCACCCCACTGCTTTTACCTTCCTTACCCATATTCCTACACCTAACCCAATTTCACCTACATCCTTCTCTCAGTTATGAAATCagatatttataaaaatcaattagcatggtccctggcacacagtaggtactacataaatgtctattctcttcccttctcccctctcatcctACTTCTTCAACATCTCTCACCATAACCTGTTTCACCCAGTTTTACCTTACTTCCTTCAAATTcatcccatctcttccttcctcccttcttcaccATTCCTCTCCCAAACTCCCCTCTCCTTACACATCCTCACCCAGCCTCATTCCATCTTACCCAATCTCACCAAGCTTTATGCATCCTCATCACACCTCATCCAACTTCACCTGACATCCCACTTCCTGTATCCCAGTCTCCTGTCACCCAACCTTATCTTTACTCACTTAATTTCATATCTCCTTATACAACTCTACATCCtcatcctcctttcccaagaaaacccagcCTAGATAACAGAATGAGAACGTGGATAATGGCCAACTCAGGGCAAGGAGGATTATTGTCTCCATACTTATGTCTTGGTACATTAAAAGCATCCTATGACCAATTCTTATGTTCCCTTAGCATCATCCTCAGAATCCATGGGGAACAACATATACACCTCAGTGGCTTGCTGAGGGACCAGGTCATGGTTAGAAAGCATGAGTTGCACGGTCTGGCAACTCCCTTCTCCCAGCTATGGAACAAAGTTACTCAGTTCTGGGTTAGACTAAAGAAAATTGGATCCAGTACATTGTTCTAGGCCTGTAGGGGCCTTTGCTATACCTGGATTGGGGTTGCAGAAATTCCCTGAGGTTGGGAATCTGAGTTCTAAAACTATTACCCCAAAATATCCATGCTCCCAATTCAGAAGTCTCTGCATCCAGCCCAAGTTTTCATCACTAGATCCTACTTCTCCAGAGAAACCAGCATGGAAAGTCCGAAAGATGTCAGGGAGATGAGGCAATTTTCCTATTGACAAGCTTTTTCAAAGCCCCCTTCAGATCTCGGCTACGCAAGCTATAGATGAAGGGGTTCAGCATGGGCGTGACCACTGTGTACATCACAGCAGAAGCTTTATCCTTCACAGCTGTGTGAATAGAAGAGGGGCTGAGGTAGACCCCAATGGTGGTCCCATAGAAGAGTGCCACTACGGAGAGGTGGGAGCCACAGGTGGAGAAGGCTTTCTTCCTGCCCCCTGCAGAAGGGACCTTTAGAATAGCCACAACAATTCGGGCATAAGAAGCAAGGATGCAGAGGAAGGGTGTGACGATCACCATCCCACCCACAATGAGCACCAAGATCTTGTTTGCTGTGGTGTCAGAGCAGGACAGCCGGAGCAGTGGTGTGAGGTCACAGAAGAAGTGAGGAAGCTCAGTGCTGGCACAGAAGTACAAACGAGACATCAGGAGGGTATGTGCCATGGAAATCAAGCTGGAAAAAGCCCAGGGCCCACCCACCAGCAGCCCACAGAGACGTGGACTCATGACTGTTGTGTAGTGCAGTGGATGACAGATGGCCACAAAACGGTCATAGGCCATCACAGCGATCAAGACACTGTCCATGATtccaaaaaagtggaaaaaatacatCTGTGTCAGGCAGCAGATATATGAGATGGACTTCGTCCTGTACTGAATATTTACCAACATCTTTGGGACAGTGTTAGTGGCCAGACAAAGGTCGACAAAGGAGAGGTTGGCGAGGAAGAAGTACATAGGAGTGTGGAGGTGTGAATCAGAGCCAATGGCCAGGATGATCAGCAGGTTCCCAGTCACAGTGACAAGGTACATGCACAGGAATATTGCAAAGAGGAGAGGCTGCTGCTCCGGCTTATCTGAAAGTCCCAGGAGGAAGAATTCTTGAGCATTTGTTTTATTCCCTAGTTCCATGTATCTGGGGAAAGAAAGAGTGGATTAT from Trichosurus vulpecula isolate mTriVul1 chromosome 1, mTriVul1.pri, whole genome shotgun sequence includes:
- the LOC118830938 gene encoding olfactory receptor 24-like isoform X1, giving the protein MELGNKTNAQEFFLLGLSDKPEQQPLLFAIFLCMYLVTVTGNLLIILAIGSDSHLHTPMYFFLANLSFVDLCLATNTVPKMLVNIQYRTKSISYICCLTQMYFFHFFGIMDSVLIAVMAYDRFVAICHPLHYTTVMSPRLCGLLVGGPWAFSSLISMAHTLLMSRLYFCASTELPHFFCDLTPLLRLSCSDTTANKILVLIVGGMVIVTPFLCILASYARIVVAILKVPSAGGRKKAFSTCGSHLSVVALFYGTTIGVYLSPSSIHTAVKDKASAVMYTVVTPMLNPFIYSLRSRDLKGALKKLVNRKIASSP
- the LOC118830938 gene encoding olfactory receptor 24-like isoform X2; translation: MLGRNKTNAQEFFLLGLSDKPEQQPLLFAIFLCMYLVTVTGNLLIILAIGSDSHLHTPMYFFLANLSFVDLCLATNTVPKMLVNIQYRTKSISYICCLTQMYFFHFFGIMDSVLIAVMAYDRFVAICHPLHYTTVMSPRLCGLLVGGPWAFSSLISMAHTLLMSRLYFCASTELPHFFCDLTPLLRLSCSDTTANKILVLIVGGMVIVTPFLCILASYARIVVAILKVPSAGGRKKAFSTCGSHLSVVALFYGTTIGVYLSPSSIHTAVKDKASAVMYTVVTPMLNPFIYSLRSRDLKGALKKLVNRKIASSP